One genomic window of Streptomyces sp. NBC_01276 includes the following:
- a CDS encoding serine/threonine-protein kinase yields the protein MQRPADASGSDRGEALPRGHRVGAWEVTGPIGAGGWATVHAGRRAADATPGTARMAAVPATTAPPAKTTAPPATTAPPGTAATPDTAGAADGGPPGEVALKVLPTGGLAPRQARAIAESARREVELARRAGHPRLIRLLDSFVLSEPGHPYLDGAIVLVMERAERSLRDRLATPVTVAEGARLITGICEGLAHLHRSGWVHGDLKPDNVLLMPDGSVKLADFGLATELTGTHGTHGYAPPMGTLDYLPPERRRAPLGEHGVQVRPSADVWALGIVIHEVFAGGAPPFPGATSMARAAAAQEYAEGRAALRTDHAVPPFWRELAADCLAPTHEARAAHTAESLLRRIAADRRAEGPAVTDPASPPPPARRLHRRARAALLAGAAVCGAAVALWPHQARDASPAAARAEVTGSLRVFNAEQGCRNRTDRNPRCSLGLAIDPLKAYTPDNVVATRVWDGQVLAVECLLPRGMPIIDESDAVSVEWFRVRLPGDAARPTAWLPAVRTKDRPAVPECPGPTPAG from the coding sequence GTGCAGCGCCCGGCCGACGCCTCGGGAAGTGACCGCGGCGAAGCGCTGCCGCGCGGCCACCGCGTCGGAGCGTGGGAGGTCACCGGCCCGATCGGAGCCGGCGGCTGGGCAACGGTCCATGCGGGCCGGCGGGCGGCCGACGCCACACCCGGCACCGCGCGCATGGCGGCGGTTCCCGCGACGACGGCCCCTCCCGCGAAAACGACGGCCCCGCCCGCAACGACGGCCCCGCCCGGCACGGCCGCCACCCCCGACACCGCGGGCGCGGCGGACGGAGGCCCGCCCGGGGAGGTCGCCCTGAAGGTCCTGCCGACCGGCGGCCTCGCACCCCGCCAGGCACGCGCGATCGCCGAATCCGCCCGGCGCGAGGTCGAGCTCGCCCGCAGGGCCGGACACCCCCGGCTGATCCGCCTGCTCGACTCCTTCGTGCTGAGCGAACCCGGCCACCCGTACCTGGACGGCGCGATCGTGCTGGTCATGGAGCGGGCCGAACGCAGCCTGCGCGACCGGCTCGCCACCCCGGTGACCGTGGCCGAAGGGGCCCGCCTGATCACCGGGATCTGCGAGGGACTGGCCCACCTGCACCGCAGCGGCTGGGTCCACGGGGACCTCAAGCCGGACAACGTCCTGCTGATGCCGGACGGCTCGGTCAAGCTCGCCGACTTCGGCCTCGCCACCGAACTGACCGGCACCCACGGCACCCACGGGTACGCGCCCCCGATGGGCACCCTGGACTACCTCCCGCCCGAGCGCCGACGGGCACCGCTCGGCGAACACGGCGTCCAGGTCCGGCCCAGCGCCGACGTCTGGGCGCTCGGCATCGTGATCCACGAGGTGTTCGCGGGCGGCGCCCCGCCCTTCCCGGGCGCCACCTCGATGGCGCGCGCCGCGGCGGCCCAGGAGTACGCCGAGGGCCGCGCCGCGCTGCGCACCGACCACGCGGTACCGCCGTTCTGGCGCGAGCTGGCCGCCGACTGCCTGGCGCCCACCCACGAGGCCCGCGCCGCGCACACCGCCGAGTCCCTGCTCCGCCGCATCGCCGCCGACCGGCGGGCAGAGGGACCGGCCGTCACGGACCCGGCCTCCCCACCCCCGCCCGCACGCCGGCTCCACCGCCGGGCCCGCGCCGCCCTCCTGGCCGGCGCCGCCGTGTGCGGGGCGGCCGTCGCACTCTGGCCCCACCAGGCCCGCGACGCGTCACCCGCGGCCGCCCGGGCCGAAGTCACCGGCAGCCTGCGGGTGTTCAACGCCGAGCAGGGATGCCGGAACCGGACGGACCGGAACCCGCGGTGCAGCCTCGGCCTGGCGATCGACCCGCTGAAGGCCTACACCCCCGACAACGTCGTGGCCACCCGGGTGTGGGACGGGCAGGTCCTCGCCGTGGAGTGCCTGCTCCCCCGGGGGATGCCCATCATCGACGAATCGGACGCCGTGTCCGTCGAGTGGTTCCGCGTCCGCCTGCCCGGGGACGCGGCCCGCCCCACCGCCTGGCTGCCGGCCGTGCGCACCAAGGACCGCCCCGCCGTCCCCGAATGCCCCGGCCCCACCCCCGCCGGCTGA
- a CDS encoding serine/threonine protein kinase encodes MSGVLIHLPRGSGDAVTLRLGPGESARFGRGSETTPVELRLVDAAISRLAGEIRVTDDHWQLSNHSTTQSYLVENPEGAGEYLRVPPRRAGAPIPFEFSRVVLPTRGEATVSFQVFAPDHVYLDPAGTGGSWGSPTVTAYSLDETAIYFLVLVALCEPRLRDESPVAVPTTPEIVERLAGLPGCAQLTARAVTSHIDYLADEKTRISAPAETGPGRGPRRNGKRESLVGLALRFGLVREEHLALLPPRAGGGEGAAPGRRLGK; translated from the coding sequence GTGAGCGGGGTACTGATCCACCTGCCGCGGGGGAGCGGTGACGCGGTGACCCTGCGGCTGGGGCCGGGGGAATCGGCGCGCTTCGGGCGGGGTTCCGAGACCACCCCCGTCGAACTCCGCCTCGTCGACGCGGCGATCTCCCGGCTGGCCGGGGAGATCCGGGTGACGGACGACCACTGGCAGCTCAGCAACCACAGCACGACCCAGAGCTACCTGGTGGAGAACCCGGAGGGGGCCGGGGAGTACCTGCGGGTGCCGCCGCGACGGGCCGGGGCACCGATCCCCTTCGAGTTCTCGCGGGTCGTGCTGCCCACCCGCGGGGAGGCCACGGTCTCCTTCCAGGTGTTCGCGCCCGACCACGTCTACCTGGACCCGGCCGGTACGGGCGGCTCCTGGGGGAGCCCCACGGTCACGGCGTACTCCCTCGACGAGACGGCCATCTACTTCCTCGTCCTGGTCGCGCTCTGCGAACCGCGGCTGCGTGACGAGTCCCCGGTCGCGGTGCCCACCACCCCCGAGATCGTCGAGCGGCTCGCGGGACTGCCGGGCTGCGCGCAGCTGACGGCCCGCGCGGTCACCTCGCACATCGACTACCTCGCCGACGAGAAGACGCGGATCAGCGCCCCCGCCGAGACCGGCCCCGGCAGGGGCCCCCGGCGCAACGGCAAGCGGGAGTCGCTCGTCGGACTCGCGCTGCGGTTCGGGCTGGTGCGGGAGGAGCACCTCGCGCTGCTGCCGCCCCGGGCCGGAGGAGGAGAGGGTGCAGCGCCCGGCCGACGCCTCGGGAAGTGA
- a CDS encoding AAA family ATPase, with the protein MSVLSSHAPSPVPVRTAPAETGPAAPPARLDVAGDLLALLRETTTEPRPDVQLEALTLAVAADLPVLLWGEPGIGKTAALTQLATALDLPLTTVIASVHEPSDFSGLPVIGDDPAVQGVPMAPPDWAVRLVRAGRGLLFLDELSTAPPAVQAALLRLVLERRIGALQLPPGVRIVAAANPRGSAADGWELSPPLANRFVHLQWTHDHEVVVRGLGGTWPRATLPTLDPVLLPEAVAFARRAVCGLLTARPKLVHLLPSGEARRGGPWPSPRSWDMALCLTAFATAAGSSREVLSLLVRGTVGDGPGLELLAWLDRMDLPDPETLLADPAGAALPERGDLRQTVLDAVVAAVRARPERSRWDAAWTLLVRALETGAPDLVVVPATTLASLRQEDWDVPPAIERLAGVVTLSRRADRAAARVAGRADAEAGA; encoded by the coding sequence ATGTCCGTACTGTCCTCGCACGCCCCCTCCCCCGTCCCCGTCCGCACCGCCCCCGCGGAGACCGGCCCGGCCGCCCCGCCCGCCCGGCTCGACGTCGCCGGTGACCTGCTGGCCCTCCTGCGCGAAACCACCACCGAACCCCGTCCCGACGTGCAACTGGAGGCGCTGACGCTGGCCGTGGCCGCCGACCTGCCCGTGCTGCTGTGGGGCGAGCCGGGGATCGGGAAGACCGCCGCCCTGACCCAGCTCGCCACGGCCCTGGACCTGCCGCTGACCACGGTGATCGCCAGCGTGCACGAGCCGTCCGACTTCTCGGGACTGCCCGTCATCGGCGACGACCCCGCCGTCCAGGGCGTGCCGATGGCACCCCCGGACTGGGCCGTGCGCCTGGTGCGGGCCGGCCGGGGGCTGCTGTTCCTGGACGAACTGTCCACCGCGCCGCCCGCCGTCCAGGCAGCCCTGCTGCGCCTGGTGCTGGAGCGGAGGATCGGCGCGCTGCAACTGCCGCCCGGGGTACGGATCGTGGCCGCCGCCAACCCGAGGGGCTCGGCGGCCGACGGCTGGGAGCTGAGCCCGCCCCTGGCCAACCGGTTCGTCCACCTCCAGTGGACCCACGACCACGAGGTCGTCGTACGCGGTCTCGGCGGGACCTGGCCGCGCGCGACCCTGCCGACGCTGGACCCCGTACTCCTGCCGGAGGCCGTGGCCTTCGCCCGCCGCGCGGTGTGCGGACTGCTCACGGCCCGGCCCAAGCTGGTCCACCTGCTGCCCAGCGGCGAGGCGCGCCGGGGCGGCCCCTGGCCGTCGCCCCGGAGCTGGGACATGGCCCTGTGCCTCACCGCCTTCGCGACGGCCGCCGGTTCCTCCCGGGAGGTGCTCTCCCTGCTGGTCCGGGGCACCGTGGGAGACGGCCCGGGTCTGGAACTGCTGGCCTGGCTGGACCGCATGGACCTCCCGGACCCGGAGACGCTGCTCGCGGACCCGGCCGGCGCCGCGCTTCCGGAACGGGGGGACCTGCGGCAGACCGTGCTCGACGCGGTGGTGGCCGCCGTCCGGGCGCGCCCCGAGCGGTCCCGCTGGGACGCGGCGTGGACGCTGCTGGTGCGGGCGCTGGAGACGGGGGCCCCGGACCTGGTGGTGGTGCCGGCGACGACCCTCGCCTCGCTGCGTCAGGAGGACTGGGACGTGCCACCGGCGATCGAGCGGCTCGCCGGGGTGGTGACGCTGTCCCGGCGCGCCGACCGGGCAGCGGCCCGGGTCGCGGGCCGGGCCGACGCGGAGGCCGGCGCGTGA
- a CDS encoding VWA-like domain-containing protein — protein MTGGPSGTLDLDKLFAARLYAVRARPYLATALFALHVVESPRVPTMAVDRHWRCYASPGFVERTPVEELAAVWVHEVSHLLRDHHGRGDRLAREHGLTGPGDRLRMNIAADCEINDDAFGDGLVAPEGAVTPGSLGLSPGELMEDYLRRFSLGAGTLHLTWLDCGSGADGLDREWDLGPDGAHGLSEQETDAVRFRVAQGIAGRPGRASRGWRRWADEAFHPPQPWRELLGAALRSAVSGSGAGEDYTYGRPSRRSAGVPGAVLPSLRRRPPRVCVIIDTSASVSDAELGSALLEVTAISRAVGGRRDLVTVVACDAAARVADPLCHAEGFALVGGGGTDLRAGFARALRTAPRPDVIVVLTDGQTPWPADRPGCRTVVGLFPRGASWREDDPDYVPDAPPAWARVVEIG, from the coding sequence GTGACCGGGGGACCCAGCGGGACGCTGGACCTCGACAAGCTGTTCGCGGCCCGGCTGTACGCCGTACGGGCCCGGCCCTACCTGGCGACGGCCCTGTTCGCCCTGCACGTCGTGGAGTCGCCGCGGGTGCCGACGATGGCCGTGGACCGGCACTGGCGGTGCTACGCCTCGCCCGGGTTCGTGGAGCGCACCCCGGTGGAGGAGCTCGCCGCGGTGTGGGTCCACGAGGTGTCGCACCTGCTGCGCGATCACCACGGGCGCGGTGACCGGCTCGCGCGGGAGCACGGGCTGACCGGGCCCGGGGACCGGCTGAGGATGAACATCGCCGCGGACTGCGAGATCAACGACGACGCCTTCGGTGACGGGCTGGTGGCACCCGAAGGGGCCGTCACGCCGGGGAGCCTGGGGCTGTCCCCCGGGGAGCTGATGGAGGACTACCTCCGCCGGTTCAGCCTCGGAGCGGGCACCCTGCACCTGACCTGGCTGGACTGCGGCAGCGGGGCCGACGGACTGGACCGTGAGTGGGACCTGGGCCCGGACGGCGCGCACGGGCTCAGCGAGCAGGAAACGGACGCGGTCCGCTTCCGGGTGGCCCAGGGCATCGCCGGCCGCCCGGGCAGGGCCTCGCGGGGCTGGCGCCGGTGGGCCGACGAGGCGTTCCACCCGCCGCAGCCGTGGCGGGAGTTGCTGGGGGCGGCGCTGCGTTCGGCCGTCTCGGGTTCCGGCGCGGGCGAGGACTACACGTACGGGCGGCCGTCGCGGCGTTCCGCCGGGGTGCCGGGCGCGGTCCTGCCGAGTCTGCGGCGCAGGCCGCCCCGGGTCTGCGTGATCATCGACACCTCCGCCTCGGTGAGCGACGCCGAACTGGGCAGCGCGCTCCTCGAAGTCACCGCGATCTCCCGGGCCGTGGGCGGCCGCCGCGACCTCGTCACCGTGGTGGCGTGCGACGCGGCGGCCCGGGTGGCGGACCCGCTGTGCCATGCCGAGGGGTTCGCGCTGGTGGGCGGCGGGGGCACCGATCTGCGCGCGGGTTTCGCCCGCGCGCTGCGCACGGCCCCCCGGCCGGACGTGATCGTGGTCCTGACCGACGGGCAGACCCCGTGGCCGGCGGACCGGCCCGGGTGCCGGACGGTGGTGGGCCTCTTCCCCCGGGGGGCTTCGTGGCGGGAGGACGATCCCGACTACGTTCCGGACGCGCCGCCCGCGTGGGCCCGGGTGGTGGAGATCGGCTAG
- a CDS encoding Fur family transcriptional regulator, with amino-acid sequence MSDLLERLRERGWRLTSQRRVVAEVLDGDHVHLTADEVHARAVERLPEISRATVYNALGELVSLGEVVEVSTDGRAKRYDPNAHRPHEHLVCSGCGLIRDVHPTGDPLAQLPADERFGFTVSGAQVTYRGLCPACARG; translated from the coding sequence ATGAGTGACCTGCTGGAACGCCTGAGAGAGCGCGGCTGGCGCCTGACGTCCCAGCGACGGGTGGTCGCGGAGGTCCTCGACGGCGACCACGTGCACCTCACGGCCGACGAGGTGCACGCCCGTGCGGTGGAGCGGCTGCCCGAGATCTCCCGGGCGACCGTCTACAACGCCCTGGGCGAGCTGGTCTCCCTCGGGGAGGTCGTCGAGGTCTCCACCGACGGCCGGGCCAAGCGCTACGACCCCAACGCCCACCGGCCGCACGAGCACCTCGTCTGCTCCGGCTGCGGACTCATCCGCGACGTCCACCCCACCGGCGACCCGCTGGCCCAGCTGCCGGCGGACGAACGGTTCGGCTTCACCGTGTCCGGCGCGCAGGTCACCTACCGGGGGCTGTGCCCCGCCTGCGCCCGCGGCTGA
- the katG gene encoding catalase/peroxidase HPI: MSENHDAIVTEAKSEGPGGCPVAHDRAPHPTQGGGNRQWWPERLNLKILAKNPAVANPLGEEFDYAEAFKALDLPTVKRDIAEVLTTSQDWWPADFGHYGPFMIRMAWHSAGTYRISDGRGGAGAGQQRFAPLNSWPDNGNLDKARRLLWPVKKKYGQSLSWADLMILTGNVALEQMGFETFGFGGGRADVWEPDEDVYWGPETTWLDDERYTGDRELENPLGAVQMGLIYVNPEGPNGNPDPLAAARDIRETFRRMAMNDEETVALIAGGHTFGKTHGAGPAESVGEDPEAAPMAQQGLGWKNAYGTGKGADAITSGLEGIWTNTPTTWDNSFFDILFGYEWELFKSPAGANQWRPKDGAGAGTVPDAHDPSKSHAPTMLTTDLSLRIDPAYEQISRRFHENPAEFADAFARAWFKLTHRDMGPVVRYLGAEVPSETLLWQDPLPAVTHELVDASDIAALKQQVLASDLTVSQLVSAAWASASSFRGSDKRGGANGGRVRLQPQVGWEVNEPDQLAAVLRVLEGIQSSFNSAQGGGKRISLADLIVLAGAAAVEQGAKDAGFDVVVPFTPGRADATQEQTDVESFAALEPVADGFRNYLGKGNRLPAEYLLIDRANLLNLSAPELTVLVGGLRVLGANHQQTAHGVFTTTPGSLTNDFFVNLLDLGTTWTATSGDQNTFEGRDASTGAVKWTGTRADLVFGSNSELRAVAEVYASDDAKEKFVKDFVSAWDKVMNLDRFDLV, translated from the coding sequence ATGTCTGAGAACCACGATGCAATCGTCACAGAGGCGAAGTCGGAGGGCCCGGGCGGCTGCCCGGTCGCCCACGACCGCGCTCCGCACCCGACGCAGGGCGGAGGCAACCGCCAGTGGTGGCCCGAGCGGCTCAATCTGAAGATCCTCGCCAAGAACCCCGCCGTGGCGAACCCCCTCGGTGAGGAGTTCGACTACGCGGAGGCCTTCAAGGCCCTCGATCTGCCCACCGTCAAGCGGGACATCGCCGAGGTGCTCACGACCTCGCAGGACTGGTGGCCGGCGGACTTCGGCCACTACGGCCCGTTCATGATCCGCATGGCCTGGCACAGCGCGGGCACCTACCGGATCAGCGACGGCCGCGGCGGCGCCGGGGCCGGCCAGCAGCGCTTCGCGCCCCTGAACAGCTGGCCGGACAACGGGAACCTCGACAAGGCCCGCCGCCTGCTGTGGCCGGTCAAGAAGAAGTACGGCCAGAGCCTGTCCTGGGCCGACCTGATGATCCTGACCGGCAACGTCGCCCTGGAGCAGATGGGCTTCGAGACCTTCGGCTTCGGCGGCGGCCGCGCCGACGTCTGGGAGCCGGACGAGGACGTGTACTGGGGCCCCGAGACCACGTGGCTCGACGACGAGCGCTACACCGGTGACCGCGAGCTGGAGAACCCCCTCGGCGCGGTCCAGATGGGCCTCATCTACGTCAACCCGGAAGGCCCCAACGGCAACCCGGACCCGCTCGCCGCGGCCCGCGACATCCGTGAGACCTTCCGCCGGATGGCGATGAACGACGAGGAGACGGTCGCCCTGATCGCGGGCGGTCACACCTTCGGCAAGACCCACGGCGCGGGTCCGGCGGAGAGCGTCGGCGAGGACCCCGAGGCCGCCCCGATGGCGCAGCAGGGCCTGGGCTGGAAGAACGCGTACGGCACCGGCAAGGGCGCCGACGCGATCACCAGCGGCCTGGAGGGCATCTGGACGAACACCCCGACCACCTGGGACAACAGCTTCTTCGACATCCTGTTCGGCTACGAGTGGGAGCTCTTCAAGAGCCCGGCCGGCGCGAACCAGTGGCGGCCGAAGGACGGCGCCGGGGCCGGTACCGTCCCGGACGCCCACGACCCGTCGAAGAGCCACGCCCCGACGATGCTGACGACGGACCTCTCGCTGCGGATCGACCCGGCGTACGAGCAGATCTCCCGGCGCTTCCACGAGAACCCGGCGGAGTTCGCCGACGCCTTCGCCCGCGCCTGGTTCAAGCTGACCCACCGCGACATGGGCCCGGTCGTGCGCTACCTCGGCGCCGAGGTCCCCTCCGAGACGCTGCTGTGGCAGGACCCGCTGCCGGCGGTGACGCACGAGCTCGTCGACGCGTCGGACATCGCCGCGCTCAAGCAGCAGGTCCTCGCCTCGGACCTGACGGTGTCGCAGCTCGTTTCGGCCGCGTGGGCCTCGGCGTCCTCGTTCCGCGGCAGCGACAAGCGCGGCGGCGCCAACGGCGGACGGGTACGCCTGCAGCCGCAGGTCGGCTGGGAGGTCAACGAGCCCGACCAGCTGGCCGCGGTGCTGCGCGTCCTGGAGGGCATCCAGAGCTCCTTCAACTCCGCCCAGGGCGGCGGCAAGCGGATCTCGCTCGCCGACCTGATCGTGCTCGCCGGCGCCGCCGCCGTGGAGCAGGGCGCCAAGGACGCCGGCTTCGACGTGGTGGTCCCCTTCACCCCGGGCCGCGCGGACGCCACGCAGGAGCAGACCGACGTGGAGTCGTTCGCCGCGCTGGAGCCGGTGGCCGACGGGTTCCGCAACTACCTCGGCAAGGGCAACCGCCTGCCGGCCGAGTACCTGCTGATCGACCGGGCGAACCTGCTGAACCTGAGCGCGCCGGAGCTGACGGTCCTCGTCGGCGGCCTGCGCGTGCTGGGTGCGAACCACCAGCAGACCGCGCACGGGGTGTTCACCACCACCCCGGGGTCCCTGACCAACGACTTCTTCGTCAACCTGCTCGACCTGGGCACGACGTGGACGGCGACGTCGGGCGACCAGAACACCTTCGAGGGCCGCGACGCCTCCACGGGTGCGGTCAAGTGGACCGGCACCCGCGCCGACCTGGTCTTCGGGTCGAACTCGGAGCTGCGGGCCGTCGCCGAGGTGTACGCGAGCGACGACGCGAAGGAGAAGTTCGTCAAGGACTTCGTCTCCGCCTGGGACAAGGTCATGAACCTGGACCGGTTCGACCTGGTCTGA
- a CDS encoding DM13 domain-containing protein, with the protein MATKNRRRGAVVAVLIAVTAVLGAGLYWFQPWRLWQDDTVRDALPVAGPAPASSRSAPAEPRTVARGTLISHEHTTTGTARIIRLPDGSHTLRLEGLDTSSGPDLRVWITDAPVKEGVAGWRVFDDGKHLSLGGLKGNKGDQNYAIPAGVNPAEYTSVTIWCDRFDVSFGAAPLTAV; encoded by the coding sequence GTGGCCACGAAGAATCGGCGCCGGGGAGCGGTCGTCGCGGTACTGATCGCGGTGACGGCGGTGCTGGGGGCCGGCCTCTACTGGTTCCAGCCGTGGAGGCTGTGGCAGGACGACACCGTCCGCGATGCCCTTCCGGTCGCCGGGCCCGCCCCGGCCTCCTCGCGGTCCGCTCCCGCGGAACCCCGTACGGTCGCCCGGGGCACGCTGATCAGCCACGAGCACACCACCACGGGCACGGCCAGGATCATCCGTCTCCCCGACGGCAGCCACACCCTGCGCCTGGAGGGCCTGGACACGAGCAGCGGCCCCGACCTGCGGGTCTGGATCACGGACGCGCCGGTGAAGGAGGGCGTCGCGGGCTGGCGCGTGTTCGACGACGGGAAGCACCTGAGCCTGGGCGGGCTCAAGGGGAACAAGGGCGATCAGAACTACGCGATCCCCGCCGGCGTGAACCCCGCCGAGTACACCAGCGTCACCATCTGGTGCGACCGCTTCGACGTCTCCTTCGGCGCGGCCCCCCTCACCGCCGTGTGA
- a CDS encoding serine/threonine-protein kinase: protein MLGDRMERLEEADPVTVGGYPTITPASVAAIGALPEEPVLRMTAGLATALGDIHRAGLVHRDLKPSNALLADDGPRVIGFGIARAADGEDGSELTTAGRLVGSPGFMSPEQAQGAPLDPASDIFSLGTVLVMACTGASPFTGPSMPQTLYNIVRTAPGLQRRDDERRDRERDGAEPLLGRAPQYRSGSTASTAARSSPSPADRSRAAAGSPRPLGGVPGAHGYGPRRAGPVSAARRGTVRRYGCWCGRCPCTGPR from the coding sequence ATGTTGGGGGACAGGATGGAGCGGTTGGAGGAGGCCGACCCGGTAACGGTCGGCGGGTACCCGACCATCACTCCAGCAAGCGTGGCGGCCATCGGCGCGCTGCCCGAGGAACCGGTGCTGCGGATGACCGCGGGACTGGCCACGGCCCTCGGGGACATCCACCGGGCCGGCCTGGTGCACCGGGACCTGAAGCCGTCGAACGCGCTCCTCGCCGATGACGGGCCCCGCGTGATCGGCTTCGGGATCGCGCGGGCGGCCGACGGCGAGGACGGCAGCGAACTGACCACCGCGGGCCGGCTGGTCGGCTCGCCCGGGTTCATGTCGCCCGAGCAGGCCCAGGGAGCCCCGCTGGACCCGGCCAGTGACATCTTCTCCCTCGGGACGGTGCTGGTCATGGCATGCACGGGAGCGTCCCCGTTCACGGGGCCTTCCATGCCCCAGACCCTGTACAACATCGTGCGCACCGCTCCCGGTCTGCAGCGGCGTGATGACGAGCGCCGCGACCGGGAGCGAGACGGGGCCGAGCCGCTCCTCGGGCGAGCGCCTCAGTACCGTTCCGGTTCCACGGCGTCGACCGCGGCCCGCAGCTCCCCGTCTCCGGCGGACAGGTCCCGCGCGGCGGCCGGCAGCCCGCGGCCACTGGGTGGTGTTCCGGGGGCGCACGGATACGGGCCCCGGCGAGCGGGGCCCGTATCGGCGGCACGGCGGGGCACTGTCAGGCGGTACGGGTGCTGGTGCGGCCGCTGTCCGTGCACAGGGCCCAGATGA
- a CDS encoding bifunctional UDP-sugar hydrolase/5'-nucleotidase → MNGLGRRVFLTAAGAVGVRAVTGTAAAATRAALDTVSGAGYVDVQLLNITDLHGYLSAPPARDSVITGAGGQTYTVGGVAYMATHLRRLRAGRANSFFFAPGDLFSGWEFPAFALSDEPTIEALNLMGLDFATAGNHEFDRTPGFLVRHMEQGLPHEGEGRTNTFPDSRGRRFHGADFRYYSANAVAGPGGATVLPPYHVEWVSAPGGRRLPLGFIHLTALGTERFSNSFQPGLATLDEVSAANRCAAELKARGVNAIVLSMHDGAVAGSAFDSGSDPSGPAYDLALRVSADIDAIVTGHWHCAFTMMLPDPSGRLRPFVEAGCHGQIVNEITLRLDPVTGAVARELTTSTNHPNTRDVEPDPEMRKVVDYWQGYATRYAGTTIGRQRASFRRALSPAGESTMGNLVADWALWASAQPADSFDTSPHPEGDAADLALIALAPRTGRSLINTDLLLGSATEDPVTFERAWRAVGYGSPLVTASVTGRQLHDALEQQWAQDAQGRLTYAPLAVSANVRYSFDASGPAGDRVAPADVLIGGSALRLDSTYRVVTSSYTLTGQDGYPALGGFRDPARHRRDTDSFVAYVAALGTLRAVPTGRVSAKGGALAAGRPGRLVPLGEPLPSVPPPVAAAEAAAGSTGGRPVC, encoded by the coding sequence ATGAACGGACTGGGCCGGCGCGTCTTCCTGACCGCGGCGGGGGCCGTCGGCGTGCGCGCCGTCACGGGTACCGCCGCCGCGGCCACCCGGGCGGCGCTCGACACCGTCAGCGGAGCCGGGTACGTGGACGTGCAACTGCTGAACATCACCGATCTGCACGGCTACTTGAGTGCCCCGCCCGCCCGGGATTCCGTGATCACCGGAGCGGGCGGGCAGACGTACACGGTGGGCGGGGTCGCGTACATGGCCACCCATCTGCGGCGGCTGCGGGCCGGACGCGCCAACTCCTTCTTCTTCGCGCCGGGCGACCTCTTCTCGGGCTGGGAGTTCCCCGCGTTCGCCCTGTCCGACGAGCCGACCATCGAGGCGCTCAACCTGATGGGGCTCGACTTCGCGACGGCCGGGAACCACGAGTTCGACCGCACTCCCGGATTCCTCGTCCGGCACATGGAGCAAGGCCTGCCCCACGAGGGCGAGGGGCGCACGAACACGTTCCCGGACTCGCGCGGCAGGCGCTTCCACGGCGCCGACTTCCGCTACTACAGCGCCAATGCCGTCGCGGGACCGGGCGGGGCGACCGTGCTCCCGCCGTACCACGTCGAGTGGGTGAGCGCCCCTGGCGGACGGCGGTTGCCCCTCGGCTTCATCCACCTCACCGCCCTGGGCACGGAGCGGTTCTCCAACTCCTTCCAGCCGGGCCTGGCCACGCTCGACGAGGTGTCCGCCGCGAACCGCTGCGCCGCCGAGCTCAAGGCCCGCGGGGTCAACGCCATCGTGCTCAGCATGCACGACGGCGCGGTGGCCGGATCCGCGTTCGACTCGGGCAGCGACCCGAGCGGGCCGGCGTACGACCTGGCGCTGCGCGTGTCCGCGGACATCGACGCGATCGTGACGGGGCACTGGCACTGCGCCTTCACGATGATGCTTCCCGATCCCTCCGGGCGGCTGCGGCCGTTCGTCGAGGCGGGCTGCCACGGCCAGATCGTCAACGAGATCACCCTGCGCCTCGATCCCGTGACCGGTGCCGTCGCCCGGGAGCTGACCACGTCGACCAACCACCCCAACACCCGTGACGTCGAGCCCGATCCGGAGATGCGCAAGGTGGTCGACTACTGGCAGGGGTACGCCACCCGGTACGCGGGCACGACGATCGGCCGACAGCGGGCCTCGTTCCGCCGCGCCCTGTCACCGGCCGGGGAGAGCACGATGGGCAACCTGGTGGCCGACTGGGCGCTGTGGGCCTCGGCTCAGCCGGCGGACTCCTTCGACACCAGCCCGCATCCCGAAGGGGACGCCGCGGACCTGGCGTTGATCGCGCTGGCCCCGCGGACCGGCCGGAGCCTCATCAACACGGACCTGCTCCTCGGGTCCGCCACGGAGGATCCCGTCACCTTCGAGCGGGCCTGGCGGGCGGTCGGGTACGGCAGTCCCCTGGTCACGGCGTCGGTCACCGGACGGCAGCTCCACGACGCCCTGGAACAGCAGTGGGCGCAGGACGCGCAGGGCCGGCTGACGTACGCGCCGCTCGCGGTCTCCGCCAACGTACGGTACTCCTTCGACGCCTCGGGGCCGGCCGGTGACCGGGTGGCGCCCGCCGACGTGCTCATCGGGGGCTCCGCGCTGCGCCTGGACAGCACGTACCGGGTGGTGACGTCCTCGTACACGCTGACCGGGCAGGACGGGTACCCGGCGCTCGGCGGGTTCCGGGATCCGGCCCGGCACCGGCGGGACACGGACAGCTTCGTCGCGTACGTCGCCGCCCTCGGCACCCTGCGGGCGGTGCCGACCGGCCGGGTCTCGGCGAAGGGCGGCGCGCTGGCGGCCGGCCGGCCGGGCCGGCTGGTCCCGCTCGGGGAACCGCTGCCGTCGGTGCCGCCTCCCGTGGCGGCCGCCGAGGCCGCAGCGGGCTCCACCGGGGGCCGTCCGGTCTGCTGA